A portion of the Chaetodon trifascialis isolate fChaTrf1 chromosome 7, fChaTrf1.hap1, whole genome shotgun sequence genome contains these proteins:
- the ethe1 gene encoding persulfide dioxygenase ETHE1, mitochondrial, whose translation MCSVISGLRPAQRALAATLRIRTITEGSRYAAAESRRFCPGGSLGTDPLRATSRSYCTSMAGLLFRQLFESESSTYTYLLADTETRDAILIDPVLETIDRDLKLIRELELNLKVAVNTHCHADHITSTGLMKKRSVGLKSAISKFSGASADIFLSEGDKITFGKHYLTVRETPGHTDGCVSLVSGDQRMVFTGDALLIRGCGRTDFQQGCAKKLYESVHQKIFTLPDHCLIYPAHDYLGQTVSTVGEERKFNPRLTKNLEEFVNIMNNLNLPKPKKIDISVPANLVCGVHQV comes from the exons ATGTGCTCTGTCATAAGCGGACTGAGACCAGCTCAACGGGCTCTGGCTGCCACGCTTCGCATCAGAACAATCACCGAGGGCTCGCGGTACGCGGCGGCCGAGAGCAGGCGCTTCTGTCCCGGTGGAAGTCTTGGCACTGATCCGCTACGAGCTACCAGCCGGTCGTACTGCACCAGCATGGCTGGACTGCTCTTCAGGCAG CTCTTTGAGTCGGAGAGCAGCACCTACACCTATCTGCTGGCAGACACAGAGACCAGGGACGCGATCCTCATCGATCCTGTACTGGAGACCATTGACAGGGACCTGAAGCTCATACGTGAACTGGAGCTCAATCTGAAAGTGGCAG TTAACACTCACTGCCATGCGGACCACATCACAAGCACTGGACTGATGAAGAAACGATCGGTTGGGCTGAAGAGTGCCATCTCCAAGTTCAGCGGCGCCTCTGCAGATATCTTCCTGTCAGAGGGAGACAAGATCACCTTCGGAAAGCAT TATctgacagtgagagagacaccGGGACACACTGATGGGTGTGTGTCGCTGGTGTCTGGGGATCAGAGAATGGTTTTCACTGGGGACGCTCTGCTCATCAGAGGCTGTGGGAGGACGGACTTCCAGCAGG GCTGTGCGAAGAAGCTCTACGAGTCAGTCCATCAGAAGATCTTTACCCTGCCTGACCATTGCCTCATCTACCCAGCACATGACTACTTAG GTCAGACGGTGTCTACTGTCGGTGAGGAGCGCAAGTTTAATCCACGCTTGACCAAGAACCTGGAGGAGTTTGTGAACATCATGAACAACCTGAATCTCCCCAAGCCTAAAAAAATTG ATATTTCAGTGCCTGCTAACCTGGTTTGTGGCGTACACCAAGTCTGA